One Anolis carolinensis isolate JA03-04 chromosome 4, rAnoCar3.1.pri, whole genome shotgun sequence DNA window includes the following coding sequences:
- the hs2st1 gene encoding heparan sulfate 2-O-sulfotransferase 1 isoform X1, with the protein MTNGRRGEGLWRGGSCASPPIGKAGHEGTSPCKPVGWESDQVPGAGPFCASDADVQERAIAKHEVREIEQRHTVDSSRSDVVPDEDENVVIIYNRVPKTASTSFTNIAYDLCARNKYHVLHINTTKNNPVMSLQDQVRFVKNVTSWKEMKPGFYHGHISFLDFAKFGVKKKPVYINVIRDPIERLVSYYYFLRFGDDYRPGLRRRKQGDKKTFDECVAAGGSDCAPEKLWLQIPFFCGHSSECWNVGSRWALEQAKYNLINEYFLVGVTEELEDFIMLLEAALPRFFRGATELYRTGKKSHLRKTTEKKLPTKETIAKLQQSEIWKMENEFYEFALEQFQFVRAHAVREKDGELYILAQNFFYEKIYPKSN; encoded by the exons ATGACTAACGGGAGAAGAGGAGAGGGGTTGTGGAGGGGTGGGTCATGTGCCTCTCCTCCAATCGGCAAGGCGGGGCATGAGGGGACTTCCCCATGCAAGCCAGTCGGGTGGGAGAGTGACCAGGTGCCGGGTGCCGGGCCTTTTTGCGCCTCAGATGCCGATGTACAAG AGAGAGCTATTGCAAAACATGAAGTCCGAGAAATTGAGCAACGTCATACAGTAGATAGCTCTCGATCAGATGTAGttccagatgaagatgaaaatgtGGTGATAATTTATAATCGAGTACCTAAAACTGCAAGCACCTCTTTTACAAACATTGCTTATGACCTTTGTGCACGGAACAAATACCATGTTCTTCATATCAACACAACCAAAAATAATCCTGTTATGTCTTTGCAAGATCAG GTACGATTTGTGAAGAACGTAACTTCCTGGAAAGAGATGAAACCAGGGTTCTATCATGGACATATATCTTTCCTGGATTTTGCAAA ATTTGGTGTTAAAAAGAAACCAGTATACATCAATGTCATAAGAGATCCTATAGAACGGCTGGTTTCTTATTACTACTTCCTGCGCTTTGGTGATGATTACAGGCCTGGACTCCGAAGACGAAAGCAAGGGGATAAAAAA ACCTTTGATGAATGTGTAGCAGCTGGAGGCTCCGATTGTGCCCCTGAGAAACTCTGGCTTCAAATTCCATTCTTCTGTGGCCACAGCTCTGAATGTTG GAATGTGGGAAGCAGATGGGCTTTGGAACAAGCCAAATACAACTTGATTAATGAATATTTCCTAGTGGGAGTTACTGAAGAGCTTGAAGACTTTATTATGTTGCTGGAGGCAGCTTTGCCCCGCTTTTTCAGGGGTGCTACAGAATTATATCGCACAG GCAAGAAGTCTCATCTTAGAAAGACAACAGAGAAAAAACTCCCCACAAAAGAAACCATTGCCAAGCTGCAGCAGTCTGAAATATGGAAAATGGAGAATGAGTTCTATGAATTTGCACTGGAACAATTTCAGTTTGTCAGAGCGCATGCAGTTCGGGAAAAAGACGGGGAACTATATATCCTGGCACAAAACTTTTTCTATGAAAAGATCTATCCTAAATCGAACTAA